A genomic segment from Corythoichthys intestinalis isolate RoL2023-P3 chromosome 2, ASM3026506v1, whole genome shotgun sequence encodes:
- the nfascb gene encoding neurofascin isoform X4 produces the protein MGALVQPALLMLLWHSVWPLDIPLEIRQPPSIIKQSMKEHIVDPKDTMVIECEAKGNPHPIFSWRRNGKYFNVARDPHTSMRRRSGTLDIYARNNPEVYEAEYQCIASNQYGSAYSHKIRLQLYSSYARPFNWPIQTAFPTMRAVRQDRRVSMGLNGDLYFSNVLFNDSASDFCCSARFPYKNAIQQKMPVVVKVLTTRAVVEAAPTWLSPMGSSSSVLVLLGEELLLECIAAGVPTPLITWTKDGYDLPVIHRMKIKNFNKMVQIPKATFEDAGEYMCTATNKISYIQHTITVMVKAAPFWLEKPENLVLAPEESGNLVCRADGVPRPTISWFINGEPIEDATPQSNRRVSGDTLTLSSVAAINTAVYQCNVSNPYGYLLANAFVNVLHATPRILGVRDEHIKVVEGRRTFLDCRYFGSPVPDLRWSKYGQGNLEGNRFKVHSNGTLEIRRTQIEDQGTYICVVSNIAGRDESQVRIEVKEPTFIMKRPQNMKVIRGSDVRLECDVKADATTPVTTTWMKDTNTVTLGWRISLDESNLVITNVNRGDAGIYTCVIKSELDQISASARLMVMDYPDPPTKLELSDPYERSVRLSWVPGDSNFSPITEYLVQYDDDDWLPGKWKNLSTYPGSLNSVILHLIPFTYYEFRVIAINEIGPSRPSRPSMRFQTSGAPPDVIPKNVKGVGTWRNNMEISWEPLRYREWNGPHLKYLVWWRRRDSREEWKNATTKWLKYYIYDADTFTPYELKVQAVNDFGLGPESPIVIGYSGEDRPVGVPQNLRVSDIQSTQVTVHWDPVVESSIMGQLKEYKIYYWRDSSQLRWLRVNRAMMSQVFEDIGPEPSGVLTELTPYSNYKMYIVVANSRYEGPPSNNVHFSTPEGVPSAPTSFRIQQRHLDTIYVDWDLPAEPNGIITGYSLKYQTVNATRGEELKVEEFLANVTSFSLRRYDRYTRYRFSLAARTRLGLGEWYTEESPHYTTEIYAQDQVDISTKGWFIGIMCAVALIVVMLLIVCFIKRSRGGKYPVREKKDISLEPVDDIDQEGSFDYRSLERITRVTSLAYPRWEEERGLQRGPPARESVMKRTESDDSLVDYGDIGGDIPFNEDGSFIGQYTAQRRDVRDLDFGGSLELHSPMNAIYSLA, from the exons ATGGGTGCTCTGGTCCAACCAGCACTCTTGATGCTTTTATGGCACAGTGTTTGGCCTTTGGACATCCCTCTGGAAA TCCGACAACCCCCAAGCATCATCAAGCAGTCGATGAAGGAGCATATTGTTGACCCCAAAGACACCATGGTCATTGAGTGCGAGGCCAAGGGAAACCCTCACCCTAT TTTCTCGTGGAGACGCAAcgggaaatatttcaacgtggCGCGTGATCCGCACACATCTATGCGCAGGCGTTCGGGGACACTGGACATCTACGCCCGCAACAATCCCGAGGTGTATGAGGCAGAATATCAGTGCATTGCCTCCAATCAGTATGGCTCTGCATACTCCCATAAGATCAGACTGCAATTGTACA GCTCCTATGCCAGACCATTCAACTGGCCAATTCAAACAGCCTTCCCTACCATGCGCGCCGTACGGCAAGACCGTCGGGTGTCTATGGGTCTCAACGGGGACCTGTATTTTTCCAACGTTCTATTCAACGACTCTGCCTCAGACTTCTGCTGTAGCGCCCGCTTTCCCTACAAGAATGCCATCCAGCAAAAGATGCCAGTGGTCGTCAAGGTTCTCACAA CTCGAGCGGTGGTGGAGGCTGCCCCCACCTGGTTGTCTCCCATGGGCTCGTCCAGCTCTGTTCTGGTCCTTCTTGGGGAGGAACTGCTGCTGGAGTGCATTGCTGCAGGAGT GCCCACTCCTCTTATTACCTGGACAAAGGATGGTTATGACTTGCCGGTGATCCATCGAATGAAAATCAAAAACTTCAACAAGATGGTTCAAATCCCCAAGGCCACTTTTGAGGATGCAGGCGAGTACATGTGTACTGCAACCAATAAGATCAGCTACATCCAGCACACCATAACCGTCATGGTTAAAG CGGCTCCGTTCTGGTTAGAAAAGCCTGAAAATTTAGTTTTGGCTCCAGAGGAAAGTGGGAATTTGGTGTGTCGTGCCGATGGCGTTCCTCGTCCCACAATCAGCTGGTTCATCAATGGAGAACCTATTGAGG ATGCTACACCGCAATCCAACAGACGGGTATCAGGAGATACGCTAACCCTCAGCAGTGTGGCCGCCATCAACACAGCTGTCTACCAGTGCAATGTCTCAAACCCGTATGGCTACTTATTGGCCAACGCTTTTGTCAACGTACTAC ATGCAACACCCCGCATTCTTGGGGTGAGGGATGAACACATCAAGGTCGTAGAGGGACGCCGCACCTTCTTAGACTGCCGGTACTTTGGCTCTCCGGTGCCTGACTTACGATG GTCCAAATACGGCCAGGGGAATCTGGAGGGAAATCGTTTCAAGGTGCACAGCAACGGCACCCTGGAGATAAGGCGCACGCAGATCGAGGATCAGGGAACCTACATATGTGTGGTCAGCAACATCGCAGGTCGAGATGAGAGTCAAGTCCGAATTGAGGTCAAAG AACCTACCTTTATTATGAAACGACCGCAGAATATGAAAGTCATCCGTGGAAGTGATGTCCGTTTGGAATGTGACGTGAAAGCAGACGCCACAACTCCTGTCACAACCACCTGGATGAAAGATACAAACACAGTTACACTTGGCTGGAG AATATCCCTGGATGAATCGAATTTGGTAATCACCAACGTTAACAGAGGTGACGCCGGCATTTACACGTGTGTCATCAAGAGTGAACTTGACCAAATATCTGCATCAGCACGCCTAATGGTGATGG atTATCCTGATCCTCCAACTAAACTTGAGCTGTCGGATCCTTACGAAAGAAGTGTAAGACTTAGTTGGGTGCCGGGAGACAGCAACTTCAGCCCCATTACAG AATATCTGGTACAATATGACGATGATGACTGGTTACCTGGAAAGTGGAAGAACTTATCAACATACCCTGGAAGTCTGaactctgtcattttgcatcttatACCTTTCACGTACTATGAGTTTCGAGTCATCGCCATCAATGAAATTGGTCCGAGTCGCCCAAGTCGTCCTTCGATGCGCTTCCAGACCAGCGGTGCAC CTCCAGATGTCATCCCAAAGAACGTAAAAGGTGTTGGAACATGGAGAAACAACATGGAGATCAGCTGGGAG CCTCTTAGGTACAGAGAGTGGAATGGGCCACACCTCAAGTATCTAGTCTGGTGGCGAAGGAGAGACTCCAGAGAGGAGTGGAAGAATGCCACCACTAAATGGCTGAAATATTATATTTACGATGCAGATACATTTACTCCTTATGAGCTCAAAGTCCAGGCTGTGAACGACTTTGGTCTCGGCCCAGAGTCGCCCATTGTCATTGGGTACTCCGGAGAGGACC GTCCTGTTGGTGTACCCCAAAACTTGAGAGTGTCAGACATTCAAAGCACACAGGTGACTGTGCACTGGGACCCAGTGGTTGAAAGCTCCATCATGGGACAACTGAAAGAAtacaag ATTTACTACTGGAGGGACAGCAGCCAGCTAAGGTGGCTGCGCGTCAACAGAGCGATGATGTCCCAAGTGTTTGAAGACATCGGTCCTGAGCCATCAGGGGTCCTTACGGAGCTCACTCCCTACAGCAACTATAAGATGTACATTGTGGTGGCTAACAGTCGATATGAAGGGCCGCCCAGCAACAATGTACACTTTTCTACACCGGAAGGAG TTCCATCTGCTCCGACATCCTTCAGGATCCAGCAGCGACACCTCGACACTATTTATGTGGACTGGGACCTGCCAGCAGAACCCAATGGGATTATCACCGGGTATTCCCTCAAGTACCAGACAG TGAATGCCACTAGAGGAGAGGAACTGAAAGTAGAGGAGTTCCTTGCCAATGTCACAAGTTTCTCGCTGCGTCGATACGACCGTTACACTCGATACCGATTCTCTCTGGCTGCTCGAACTCGACTGGGTTTGGGGGAATGGTATACTGAAGAGTCGCCACACTACACCACTGAGA TCTACGCACAGGACCAAGTTGACATATCCACTAAAGGCTGGTTTATTGGGATCATGTGTGCTGTGGCCCTCATCGTGGTCATGCTTCTCATCGTGTGTTTCATCAAAAGAAGTCGAGGAGGGAAATACCCAG TGCGGGAAAAGAAAGATATTTCACTGGAACCCGTGGATGACATAGATCAAGAAGGCTCCTTTGATTATCG GTCTCTTGAAAG GATTACACGCGTCACCTCTTTGGCCTACCCACGGTG GGAGGAGGAAAGGGGTCTCCAGAGAGGCCCGCCTGCCAGAGAGTCTGTGATGAAAAGGACCGAGAGCGACGACAGCCTAGTGGACTATGGAGACATAGGAGGAGACATACCGTTCAATGAGGACGGTTCCTTCATTGGCCAGTACACTGCGCAAAGGAGAGACGTAAGGGACTTGGACTTTGGGGGGAGTCTGGAGCTTCATTCTCCAATGAACGCCATCTACTCCCTGGCTTGA
- the nfascb gene encoding neurofascin isoform X3 codes for MRALIFTATNRKGHGATQVLKVRQPPSIIKQSMKEHIVDPKDTMVIECEAKGNPHPIFSWRRNGKYFNVARDPHTSMRRRSGTLDIYARNNPEVYEAEYQCIASNQYGSAYSHKIRLQLYRAPVWPREIVEPVVISAGSPLVLSCDTPTGPPKPETYWMTSCSYARPFNWPIQTAFPTMRAVRQDRRVSMGLNGDLYFSNVLFNDSASDFCCSARFPYKNAIQQKMPVVVKVLTTRAVVEAAPTWLSPMGSSSSVLVLLGEELLLECIAAGVPTPLITWTKDGYDLPVIHRMKIKNFNKMVQIPKATFEDAGEYMCTATNKISYIQHTITVMVKAAPFWLEKPENLVLAPEESGNLVCRADGVPRPTISWFINGEPIEDATPQSNRRVSGDTLTLSSVAAINTAVYQCNVSNPYGYLLANAFVNVLHATPRILGVRDEHIKVVEGRRTFLDCRYFGSPVPDLRWSKYGQGNLEGNRFKVHSNGTLEIRRTQIEDQGTYICVVSNIAGRDESQVRIEVKEPTFIMKRPQNMKVIRGSDVRLECDVKADATTPVTTTWMKDTNTVTLGWRISLDESNLVITNVNRGDAGIYTCVIKSELDQISASARLMVMDYPDPPTKLELSDPYERSVRLSWVPGDSNFSPITEYLVQYDDDDWLPGKWKNLSTYPGSLNSVILHLIPFTYYEFRVIAINEIGPSRPSRPSMRFQTSGAPPDVIPKNVKGVGTWRNNMEISWEPLRYREWNGPHLKYLVWWRRRDSREEWKNATTKWLKYYIYDADTFTPYELKVQAVNDFGLGPESPIVIGYSGEDRPVGVPQNLRVSDIQSTQVTVHWDPVVESSIMGQLKEYKIYYWRDSSQLRWLRVNRAMMSQVFEDIGPEPSGVLTELTPYSNYKMYIVVANSRYEGPPSNNVHFSTPEGVPSAPTSFRIQQRHLDTIYVDWDLPAEPNGIITGYSLKYQTVNATRGEELKVEEFLANVTSFSLRRYDRYTRYRFSLAARTRLGLGEWYTEESPHYTTEIYAQDQVDISTKGWFIGIMCAVALIVVMLLIVCFIKRSRGGKYPVREKKDISLEPVDDIDQEGSFDYRSLERITRVTSLAYPRWEEERGLQRGPPARESVMKRTESDDSLVDYGDIGGDIPFNEDGSFIGQYTAQRRDVRDLDFGGSLELHSPMNAIYSLA; via the exons ATGAGGGCTCTGATTTTCACGGCAACTAACAGAAAAGGACACGGAGCAACGCAAGTACTTAAAG TCCGACAACCCCCAAGCATCATCAAGCAGTCGATGAAGGAGCATATTGTTGACCCCAAAGACACCATGGTCATTGAGTGCGAGGCCAAGGGAAACCCTCACCCTAT TTTCTCGTGGAGACGCAAcgggaaatatttcaacgtggCGCGTGATCCGCACACATCTATGCGCAGGCGTTCGGGGACACTGGACATCTACGCCCGCAACAATCCCGAGGTGTATGAGGCAGAATATCAGTGCATTGCCTCCAATCAGTATGGCTCTGCATACTCCCATAAGATCAGACTGCAATTGTACA GAGCTCCTGTGTGGCCGAGAGAGATTGTGGAACCAGTGGTAATAAGTGCTGGCTCCCCTTTGGTCCTGTCCTGTGACACCCCAACTGGGCCGCCTAAACCTGAAACCTACTGGATGACAAGCT GCTCCTATGCCAGACCATTCAACTGGCCAATTCAAACAGCCTTCCCTACCATGCGCGCCGTACGGCAAGACCGTCGGGTGTCTATGGGTCTCAACGGGGACCTGTATTTTTCCAACGTTCTATTCAACGACTCTGCCTCAGACTTCTGCTGTAGCGCCCGCTTTCCCTACAAGAATGCCATCCAGCAAAAGATGCCAGTGGTCGTCAAGGTTCTCACAA CTCGAGCGGTGGTGGAGGCTGCCCCCACCTGGTTGTCTCCCATGGGCTCGTCCAGCTCTGTTCTGGTCCTTCTTGGGGAGGAACTGCTGCTGGAGTGCATTGCTGCAGGAGT GCCCACTCCTCTTATTACCTGGACAAAGGATGGTTATGACTTGCCGGTGATCCATCGAATGAAAATCAAAAACTTCAACAAGATGGTTCAAATCCCCAAGGCCACTTTTGAGGATGCAGGCGAGTACATGTGTACTGCAACCAATAAGATCAGCTACATCCAGCACACCATAACCGTCATGGTTAAAG CGGCTCCGTTCTGGTTAGAAAAGCCTGAAAATTTAGTTTTGGCTCCAGAGGAAAGTGGGAATTTGGTGTGTCGTGCCGATGGCGTTCCTCGTCCCACAATCAGCTGGTTCATCAATGGAGAACCTATTGAGG ATGCTACACCGCAATCCAACAGACGGGTATCAGGAGATACGCTAACCCTCAGCAGTGTGGCCGCCATCAACACAGCTGTCTACCAGTGCAATGTCTCAAACCCGTATGGCTACTTATTGGCCAACGCTTTTGTCAACGTACTAC ATGCAACACCCCGCATTCTTGGGGTGAGGGATGAACACATCAAGGTCGTAGAGGGACGCCGCACCTTCTTAGACTGCCGGTACTTTGGCTCTCCGGTGCCTGACTTACGATG GTCCAAATACGGCCAGGGGAATCTGGAGGGAAATCGTTTCAAGGTGCACAGCAACGGCACCCTGGAGATAAGGCGCACGCAGATCGAGGATCAGGGAACCTACATATGTGTGGTCAGCAACATCGCAGGTCGAGATGAGAGTCAAGTCCGAATTGAGGTCAAAG AACCTACCTTTATTATGAAACGACCGCAGAATATGAAAGTCATCCGTGGAAGTGATGTCCGTTTGGAATGTGACGTGAAAGCAGACGCCACAACTCCTGTCACAACCACCTGGATGAAAGATACAAACACAGTTACACTTGGCTGGAG AATATCCCTGGATGAATCGAATTTGGTAATCACCAACGTTAACAGAGGTGACGCCGGCATTTACACGTGTGTCATCAAGAGTGAACTTGACCAAATATCTGCATCAGCACGCCTAATGGTGATGG atTATCCTGATCCTCCAACTAAACTTGAGCTGTCGGATCCTTACGAAAGAAGTGTAAGACTTAGTTGGGTGCCGGGAGACAGCAACTTCAGCCCCATTACAG AATATCTGGTACAATATGACGATGATGACTGGTTACCTGGAAAGTGGAAGAACTTATCAACATACCCTGGAAGTCTGaactctgtcattttgcatcttatACCTTTCACGTACTATGAGTTTCGAGTCATCGCCATCAATGAAATTGGTCCGAGTCGCCCAAGTCGTCCTTCGATGCGCTTCCAGACCAGCGGTGCAC CTCCAGATGTCATCCCAAAGAACGTAAAAGGTGTTGGAACATGGAGAAACAACATGGAGATCAGCTGGGAG CCTCTTAGGTACAGAGAGTGGAATGGGCCACACCTCAAGTATCTAGTCTGGTGGCGAAGGAGAGACTCCAGAGAGGAGTGGAAGAATGCCACCACTAAATGGCTGAAATATTATATTTACGATGCAGATACATTTACTCCTTATGAGCTCAAAGTCCAGGCTGTGAACGACTTTGGTCTCGGCCCAGAGTCGCCCATTGTCATTGGGTACTCCGGAGAGGACC GTCCTGTTGGTGTACCCCAAAACTTGAGAGTGTCAGACATTCAAAGCACACAGGTGACTGTGCACTGGGACCCAGTGGTTGAAAGCTCCATCATGGGACAACTGAAAGAAtacaag ATTTACTACTGGAGGGACAGCAGCCAGCTAAGGTGGCTGCGCGTCAACAGAGCGATGATGTCCCAAGTGTTTGAAGACATCGGTCCTGAGCCATCAGGGGTCCTTACGGAGCTCACTCCCTACAGCAACTATAAGATGTACATTGTGGTGGCTAACAGTCGATATGAAGGGCCGCCCAGCAACAATGTACACTTTTCTACACCGGAAGGAG TTCCATCTGCTCCGACATCCTTCAGGATCCAGCAGCGACACCTCGACACTATTTATGTGGACTGGGACCTGCCAGCAGAACCCAATGGGATTATCACCGGGTATTCCCTCAAGTACCAGACAG TGAATGCCACTAGAGGAGAGGAACTGAAAGTAGAGGAGTTCCTTGCCAATGTCACAAGTTTCTCGCTGCGTCGATACGACCGTTACACTCGATACCGATTCTCTCTGGCTGCTCGAACTCGACTGGGTTTGGGGGAATGGTATACTGAAGAGTCGCCACACTACACCACTGAGA TCTACGCACAGGACCAAGTTGACATATCCACTAAAGGCTGGTTTATTGGGATCATGTGTGCTGTGGCCCTCATCGTGGTCATGCTTCTCATCGTGTGTTTCATCAAAAGAAGTCGAGGAGGGAAATACCCAG TGCGGGAAAAGAAAGATATTTCACTGGAACCCGTGGATGACATAGATCAAGAAGGCTCCTTTGATTATCG GTCTCTTGAAAG GATTACACGCGTCACCTCTTTGGCCTACCCACGGTG GGAGGAGGAAAGGGGTCTCCAGAGAGGCCCGCCTGCCAGAGAGTCTGTGATGAAAAGGACCGAGAGCGACGACAGCCTAGTGGACTATGGAGACATAGGAGGAGACATACCGTTCAATGAGGACGGTTCCTTCATTGGCCAGTACACTGCGCAAAGGAGAGACGTAAGGGACTTGGACTTTGGGGGGAGTCTGGAGCTTCATTCTCCAATGAACGCCATCTACTCCCTGGCTTGA
- the nfascb gene encoding neurofascin isoform X1 — protein sequence MGALVQPALLMLLWHSVWPLDIPLEIRQPPSIIKQSMKEHIVDPKDTMVIECEAKGNPHPIFSWRRNGKYFNVARDPHTSMRRRSGTLDIYARNNPEVYEAEYQCIASNQYGSAYSHKIRLQLYRAPVWPREIVEPVVISAGSPLVLSCDTPTGPPKPETYWMTSCSYARPFNWPIQTAFPTMRAVRQDRRVSMGLNGDLYFSNVLFNDSASDFCCSARFPYKNAIQQKMPVVVKVLTTRAVVEAAPTWLSPMGSSSSVLVLLGEELLLECIAAGVPTPLITWTKDGYDLPVIHRMKIKNFNKMVQIPKATFEDAGEYMCTATNKISYIQHTITVMVKAAPFWLEKPENLVLAPEESGNLVCRADGVPRPTISWFINGEPIEDATPQSNRRVSGDTLTLSSVAAINTAVYQCNVSNPYGYLLANAFVNVLHATPRILGVRDEHIKVVEGRRTFLDCRYFGSPVPDLRWSKYGQGNLEGNRFKVHSNGTLEIRRTQIEDQGTYICVVSNIAGRDESQVRIEVKEPTFIMKRPQNMKVIRGSDVRLECDVKADATTPVTTTWMKDTNTVTLGWRISLDESNLVITNVNRGDAGIYTCVIKSELDQISASARLMVMDYPDPPTKLELSDPYERSVRLSWVPGDSNFSPITEYLVQYDDDDWLPGKWKNLSTYPGSLNSVILHLIPFTYYEFRVIAINEIGPSRPSRPSMRFQTSGAPPDVIPKNVKGVGTWRNNMEISWEPLRYREWNGPHLKYLVWWRRRDSREEWKNATTKWLKYYIYDADTFTPYELKVQAVNDFGLGPESPIVIGYSGEDRPVGVPQNLRVSDIQSTQVTVHWDPVVESSIMGQLKEYKIYYWRDSSQLRWLRVNRAMMSQVFEDIGPEPSGVLTELTPYSNYKMYIVVANSRYEGPPSNNVHFSTPEGVPSAPTSFRIQQRHLDTIYVDWDLPAEPNGIITGYSLKYQTVNATRGEELKVEEFLANVTSFSLRRYDRYTRYRFSLAARTRLGLGEWYTEESPHYTTEIYAQDQVDISTKGWFIGIMCAVALIVVMLLIVCFIKRSRGGKYPVREKKDISLEPVDDIDQEGSFDYRSLERITRVTSLAYPRWEEERGLQRGPPARESVMKRTESDDSLVDYGDIGGDIPFNEDGSFIGQYTAQRRDVRDLDFGGSLELHSPMNAIYSLA from the exons ATGGGTGCTCTGGTCCAACCAGCACTCTTGATGCTTTTATGGCACAGTGTTTGGCCTTTGGACATCCCTCTGGAAA TCCGACAACCCCCAAGCATCATCAAGCAGTCGATGAAGGAGCATATTGTTGACCCCAAAGACACCATGGTCATTGAGTGCGAGGCCAAGGGAAACCCTCACCCTAT TTTCTCGTGGAGACGCAAcgggaaatatttcaacgtggCGCGTGATCCGCACACATCTATGCGCAGGCGTTCGGGGACACTGGACATCTACGCCCGCAACAATCCCGAGGTGTATGAGGCAGAATATCAGTGCATTGCCTCCAATCAGTATGGCTCTGCATACTCCCATAAGATCAGACTGCAATTGTACA GAGCTCCTGTGTGGCCGAGAGAGATTGTGGAACCAGTGGTAATAAGTGCTGGCTCCCCTTTGGTCCTGTCCTGTGACACCCCAACTGGGCCGCCTAAACCTGAAACCTACTGGATGACAAGCT GCTCCTATGCCAGACCATTCAACTGGCCAATTCAAACAGCCTTCCCTACCATGCGCGCCGTACGGCAAGACCGTCGGGTGTCTATGGGTCTCAACGGGGACCTGTATTTTTCCAACGTTCTATTCAACGACTCTGCCTCAGACTTCTGCTGTAGCGCCCGCTTTCCCTACAAGAATGCCATCCAGCAAAAGATGCCAGTGGTCGTCAAGGTTCTCACAA CTCGAGCGGTGGTGGAGGCTGCCCCCACCTGGTTGTCTCCCATGGGCTCGTCCAGCTCTGTTCTGGTCCTTCTTGGGGAGGAACTGCTGCTGGAGTGCATTGCTGCAGGAGT GCCCACTCCTCTTATTACCTGGACAAAGGATGGTTATGACTTGCCGGTGATCCATCGAATGAAAATCAAAAACTTCAACAAGATGGTTCAAATCCCCAAGGCCACTTTTGAGGATGCAGGCGAGTACATGTGTACTGCAACCAATAAGATCAGCTACATCCAGCACACCATAACCGTCATGGTTAAAG CGGCTCCGTTCTGGTTAGAAAAGCCTGAAAATTTAGTTTTGGCTCCAGAGGAAAGTGGGAATTTGGTGTGTCGTGCCGATGGCGTTCCTCGTCCCACAATCAGCTGGTTCATCAATGGAGAACCTATTGAGG ATGCTACACCGCAATCCAACAGACGGGTATCAGGAGATACGCTAACCCTCAGCAGTGTGGCCGCCATCAACACAGCTGTCTACCAGTGCAATGTCTCAAACCCGTATGGCTACTTATTGGCCAACGCTTTTGTCAACGTACTAC ATGCAACACCCCGCATTCTTGGGGTGAGGGATGAACACATCAAGGTCGTAGAGGGACGCCGCACCTTCTTAGACTGCCGGTACTTTGGCTCTCCGGTGCCTGACTTACGATG GTCCAAATACGGCCAGGGGAATCTGGAGGGAAATCGTTTCAAGGTGCACAGCAACGGCACCCTGGAGATAAGGCGCACGCAGATCGAGGATCAGGGAACCTACATATGTGTGGTCAGCAACATCGCAGGTCGAGATGAGAGTCAAGTCCGAATTGAGGTCAAAG AACCTACCTTTATTATGAAACGACCGCAGAATATGAAAGTCATCCGTGGAAGTGATGTCCGTTTGGAATGTGACGTGAAAGCAGACGCCACAACTCCTGTCACAACCACCTGGATGAAAGATACAAACACAGTTACACTTGGCTGGAG AATATCCCTGGATGAATCGAATTTGGTAATCACCAACGTTAACAGAGGTGACGCCGGCATTTACACGTGTGTCATCAAGAGTGAACTTGACCAAATATCTGCATCAGCACGCCTAATGGTGATGG atTATCCTGATCCTCCAACTAAACTTGAGCTGTCGGATCCTTACGAAAGAAGTGTAAGACTTAGTTGGGTGCCGGGAGACAGCAACTTCAGCCCCATTACAG AATATCTGGTACAATATGACGATGATGACTGGTTACCTGGAAAGTGGAAGAACTTATCAACATACCCTGGAAGTCTGaactctgtcattttgcatcttatACCTTTCACGTACTATGAGTTTCGAGTCATCGCCATCAATGAAATTGGTCCGAGTCGCCCAAGTCGTCCTTCGATGCGCTTCCAGACCAGCGGTGCAC CTCCAGATGTCATCCCAAAGAACGTAAAAGGTGTTGGAACATGGAGAAACAACATGGAGATCAGCTGGGAG CCTCTTAGGTACAGAGAGTGGAATGGGCCACACCTCAAGTATCTAGTCTGGTGGCGAAGGAGAGACTCCAGAGAGGAGTGGAAGAATGCCACCACTAAATGGCTGAAATATTATATTTACGATGCAGATACATTTACTCCTTATGAGCTCAAAGTCCAGGCTGTGAACGACTTTGGTCTCGGCCCAGAGTCGCCCATTGTCATTGGGTACTCCGGAGAGGACC GTCCTGTTGGTGTACCCCAAAACTTGAGAGTGTCAGACATTCAAAGCACACAGGTGACTGTGCACTGGGACCCAGTGGTTGAAAGCTCCATCATGGGACAACTGAAAGAAtacaag ATTTACTACTGGAGGGACAGCAGCCAGCTAAGGTGGCTGCGCGTCAACAGAGCGATGATGTCCCAAGTGTTTGAAGACATCGGTCCTGAGCCATCAGGGGTCCTTACGGAGCTCACTCCCTACAGCAACTATAAGATGTACATTGTGGTGGCTAACAGTCGATATGAAGGGCCGCCCAGCAACAATGTACACTTTTCTACACCGGAAGGAG TTCCATCTGCTCCGACATCCTTCAGGATCCAGCAGCGACACCTCGACACTATTTATGTGGACTGGGACCTGCCAGCAGAACCCAATGGGATTATCACCGGGTATTCCCTCAAGTACCAGACAG TGAATGCCACTAGAGGAGAGGAACTGAAAGTAGAGGAGTTCCTTGCCAATGTCACAAGTTTCTCGCTGCGTCGATACGACCGTTACACTCGATACCGATTCTCTCTGGCTGCTCGAACTCGACTGGGTTTGGGGGAATGGTATACTGAAGAGTCGCCACACTACACCACTGAGA TCTACGCACAGGACCAAGTTGACATATCCACTAAAGGCTGGTTTATTGGGATCATGTGTGCTGTGGCCCTCATCGTGGTCATGCTTCTCATCGTGTGTTTCATCAAAAGAAGTCGAGGAGGGAAATACCCAG TGCGGGAAAAGAAAGATATTTCACTGGAACCCGTGGATGACATAGATCAAGAAGGCTCCTTTGATTATCG GTCTCTTGAAAG GATTACACGCGTCACCTCTTTGGCCTACCCACGGTG GGAGGAGGAAAGGGGTCTCCAGAGAGGCCCGCCTGCCAGAGAGTCTGTGATGAAAAGGACCGAGAGCGACGACAGCCTAGTGGACTATGGAGACATAGGAGGAGACATACCGTTCAATGAGGACGGTTCCTTCATTGGCCAGTACACTGCGCAAAGGAGAGACGTAAGGGACTTGGACTTTGGGGGGAGTCTGGAGCTTCATTCTCCAATGAACGCCATCTACTCCCTGGCTTGA